One Fuerstiella marisgermanici DNA window includes the following coding sequences:
- a CDS encoding aldose 1-epimerase family protein: MRTLPLAFALCLSSHVAFAQEPFHETLTSTAESVNDEIWSADSRQVTPNCEHDWSITKETLRGGRQEGVDIITVDNGVMQIVLCPTRGMGILKVTSGDLQLKWDSPVKEVVNPQFVNLASRGGLGWLEGFNEFLCRCGLENNGHPGTDKFINNVGDEAEMELTLHGKIANIPASKVEVVVDRKPPFALRVKGQVYESFLFGPKLQLQTELVVLPGENTFQLNDTITNKGAQEQEFQLLYHANFGSPLLAAGAEVLVPTHNVTPFNDHAAAGMKNWSKYEGPTAGFVEQVYLLKPKADHNGHTMALLVNRATAQAASIGWSIKQLPYLTVWKNTGAAADGYVTGIEPGTNYPNNRSVEREAGRVPKLAPGESREMTLTFGLHSGGNAVEAAINQITVLQMSGQGIDSPNSTTTPRQ, translated from the coding sequence ATGCGTACCCTTCCACTTGCATTCGCCCTTTGTCTTTCCAGCCACGTGGCGTTCGCTCAGGAGCCGTTTCACGAAACGCTCACGTCGACCGCCGAATCCGTGAACGATGAAATCTGGTCTGCCGACAGCCGACAAGTCACGCCCAACTGCGAACACGATTGGTCAATCACGAAAGAAACGTTGCGAGGCGGACGGCAGGAAGGCGTGGATATCATCACCGTCGACAACGGGGTGATGCAGATTGTCCTGTGCCCGACTCGCGGCATGGGCATCCTGAAAGTCACATCGGGTGACCTGCAACTAAAATGGGATAGTCCGGTCAAAGAGGTGGTGAACCCTCAGTTCGTGAATCTCGCCAGTCGAGGTGGGCTTGGCTGGTTGGAAGGCTTCAACGAATTTCTGTGCCGTTGCGGTTTGGAAAACAACGGGCACCCCGGCACAGATAAATTCATCAACAACGTCGGCGACGAAGCCGAGATGGAACTGACTCTGCACGGCAAAATTGCCAACATTCCTGCCAGCAAGGTGGAAGTCGTCGTTGATCGGAAACCACCGTTTGCGTTGCGAGTGAAGGGGCAGGTGTATGAATCGTTTCTGTTTGGTCCGAAGCTACAGCTTCAGACAGAATTGGTTGTGTTGCCCGGCGAAAACACCTTCCAGCTGAACGATACGATCACAAATAAGGGAGCTCAGGAACAGGAATTCCAGCTGTTATACCACGCGAATTTCGGCAGTCCGCTGCTGGCCGCAGGAGCGGAAGTGCTGGTGCCGACTCACAACGTGACGCCGTTTAATGATCACGCCGCTGCTGGCATGAAAAACTGGTCGAAATATGAGGGCCCGACGGCCGGATTTGTTGAGCAGGTTTATCTGTTGAAACCGAAGGCCGATCACAATGGCCACACGATGGCGCTACTGGTCAACCGCGCAACGGCTCAGGCGGCTTCGATCGGCTGGTCAATAAAGCAGCTTCCGTATCTAACTGTCTGGAAGAACACCGGCGCGGCGGCCGACGGCTACGTGACTGGTATCGAGCCCGGTACTAACTACCCCAACAACCGAAGCGTGGAACGGGAAGCGGGACGCGTCCCCAAACTGGCCCCGGGTGAAAGTCGCGAAATGACGCTGACGTTTGGTCTTCATTCGGGAGGGAATGCAGTCGAGGCAGCGATCAACCAGATAACGGTTTTGCAGATGTCCGGGCAGGGGATCGACAGTCCGAATTCAACAACCACACCACGACAATGA
- a CDS encoding DUF1559 domain-containing protein, giving the protein MSLALANYHDQYGCYPPPYIADENGKPMHSWRVLLLPYLDQRQLYEQYDFSKPWDSPGNLQLAARRPRTYLLHGVDDDGGIATNYLAVVGEGTPWPAGRMMTHEMMEETAGRTIRVVENVGSGILWTEPRDLDFSTMPMTLKDYPADGISSWLQPPAVAMVDGSTVTLSMELTEDEVRNMLLIDSDQELPGGAQEIEDGRDRPIKE; this is encoded by the coding sequence ATTAGTCTCGCGCTCGCGAACTACCATGATCAATACGGCTGCTATCCGCCGCCGTATATTGCTGATGAAAACGGAAAGCCGATGCATAGTTGGCGAGTCCTGTTGCTCCCGTATTTGGATCAACGCCAACTGTACGAGCAATACGATTTTTCGAAACCGTGGGACAGCCCAGGTAACTTGCAGCTCGCGGCGAGACGCCCTCGCACCTACCTGTTGCACGGCGTCGATGATGATGGCGGAATCGCGACGAATTATCTTGCCGTCGTCGGGGAAGGCACGCCGTGGCCAGCTGGTCGTATGATGACTCACGAAATGATGGAAGAAACGGCTGGCCGGACAATCCGCGTCGTCGAGAATGTGGGCAGCGGAATTTTGTGGACGGAGCCGCGTGACCTGGATTTCAGCACGATGCCGATGACGTTGAAGGATTATCCGGCCGACGGAATCAGCAGTTGGCTGCAGCCTCCCGCCGTAGCGATGGTGGACGGCAGCACCGTCACGCTAAGCATGGAATTGACCGAAGACGAAGTCCGCAACATGCTGCTGATAGACAGTGATCAGGAACTCCCGGGTGGCGCACAAGAGATTGAAGACGGGCGTGATCGGCCAATTAAGGAGTGA
- a CDS encoding glycosyltransferase family 39 protein: MTPAPTVASPPVSRWFACKLGLATFAVVAAVLFAWVSLRFGLNAPPSTSGDEPSYDSIAWELCHGDGFAIDYSDAEFRTPYDTAAQTQPELFDLPSTQQGPVAFRPPLMPVITAAGNLVFGRQFYVLRSLNILLMAATAGFVAWYVSREVGLLAAAFAVLLLCVDVRTRLYARALLTEPLACLLATLLTLLSLRLCKQFRYREVALAGLVTGLSVATRSIVVLWLPGLVLILLLIQRRTHRASLWNTAQGGVVFLSCVFLTVLPWAVRNVLLLDRFAPLGTQGLMELSAGYSDVAWQHFGVWQNLSSSDFFADADLEGKTGVAKELAIADASKAKAGEWIRSNTAKLPALAAMKVYSEFRPHNLVEGLVLLLASIGAVGSWRSTATRILVGLLLTNASAVALTWSVEGRFVVPQLFVLYALCGIGVGRFTGWFRQPAQQPS; encoded by the coding sequence ATGACGCCAGCACCCACGGTCGCTTCACCGCCGGTCAGCCGCTGGTTCGCGTGCAAATTAGGCTTGGCCACGTTCGCTGTTGTGGCGGCAGTTCTTTTTGCGTGGGTCAGTCTTCGCTTCGGATTGAATGCACCGCCGTCGACTTCCGGCGACGAACCCAGTTACGATTCCATTGCCTGGGAACTATGCCACGGCGACGGCTTTGCGATCGATTACTCTGACGCGGAATTTCGAACACCGTACGACACAGCGGCGCAGACTCAGCCTGAGCTATTCGACTTGCCATCAACGCAGCAGGGCCCGGTCGCCTTTCGCCCGCCGCTGATGCCGGTCATCACGGCCGCCGGGAATCTGGTGTTCGGTCGGCAGTTCTACGTGCTTCGTAGCCTGAACATTCTGCTGATGGCCGCGACTGCCGGATTCGTTGCGTGGTACGTGAGTCGCGAGGTTGGGTTGCTGGCGGCTGCGTTCGCTGTGCTGCTGCTGTGTGTCGATGTGAGGACTCGTCTGTACGCTCGAGCATTGCTAACCGAACCGCTGGCCTGCCTGCTGGCGACGCTGCTGACATTGCTGTCGCTTCGATTGTGCAAACAGTTTCGGTATCGGGAGGTCGCCTTGGCCGGACTGGTGACCGGACTTTCGGTTGCGACGCGGTCAATTGTCGTGCTGTGGCTTCCCGGGTTGGTGCTCATCCTGTTGCTTATTCAGCGGCGGACGCATCGTGCAAGCTTGTGGAATACTGCTCAAGGCGGCGTGGTTTTCCTGAGTTGCGTTTTTCTGACAGTGCTGCCATGGGCCGTCAGAAACGTGTTGCTGCTAGACCGGTTCGCTCCGCTGGGGACTCAGGGGTTGATGGAACTTTCCGCTGGCTACAGCGACGTCGCGTGGCAGCATTTTGGTGTGTGGCAGAATCTGTCCAGCAGTGACTTCTTTGCTGACGCTGACCTCGAGGGGAAAACTGGCGTTGCCAAAGAACTGGCGATCGCAGACGCGAGCAAAGCCAAAGCCGGAGAATGGATTCGCTCTAACACGGCGAAGCTGCCCGCGTTGGCAGCGATGAAAGTGTACAGTGAATTCCGGCCGCACAATTTGGTGGAAGGCCTGGTGCTGTTGCTCGCCTCAATCGGCGCGGTCGGTTCCTGGCGGTCGACGGCGACACGAATTCTTGTTGGACTGTTGCTGACCAATGCGAGTGCTGTGGCGTTAACGTGGTCGGTAGAAGGTCGCTTTGTGGTGCCTCAGTTGTTTGTGCTATATGCGTTGTGCGGCATCGGTGTCGGCAGATTCACCGGTTGGTTTCGGCAGCCGGCGCAGCAGCCTTCCTGA